AAATTCATCAAGTCCGTGTAGGATGCAGCAGAGTCAATCTTGGCGGCCCTTGGTTTATCATATTGTAAGCACTATTGTCCTATAGGAGGAGGATTCCGTCCTTTTGCTCAGATAAGTGAAGAACTGCCGTGCTTATTTAACGTTCACGTTGCTGTCAGCCTGAGTCTACTTCTTGGACTGGTCAAGCCAGCGACCCAACCATGAGCTTCTGCTTTTGTTCCTTCCTGCTGACCACTTTTCCATGCCAACCATGGAGTTTGGGAAATTACATCCTTCACTTTTCTTCTTGCAAAGACATGAGTGATCTGCTTAGCTTCTACTTGGAAGAAAACACTAAATGTGCAGGAGCTAATAAGTGAGACAAAGTACAGACTGTATAACTGGAAAGAAGCTGACTTTGTTTATGTACTCTCAGCATGTTACTAGTGTTATAATTCAGGCACCCAGTGATTCGGCAGTCATCCTGGAGATGGAAAAAGATATAGACAGATGGTTACTAAAGTATCGGGTTAAGAAATACACCAATGCGCAGCCTACTTTGATCTGGCCAATGCGCATCAGGGGTGATCGTCTATATATCATCAGAAAAATGAAAGGAGGCCATCTCCCCCAAAGTGAAAGGACTACGGAATAGCCTTAGAGGAGTGACCTCCCCATTTTGTTTCATTTCACCCGTTTCATTCATTGAGTCTATGTTTTCATCGAAAAGCTTGCACTTCAAATTGGCTTGTTTCATAATTTTGCAATAAGATTGACAGGAAAAGCACTGCTAGTTCAAATAAATATACCTTCTTTCTTAGGTTCTTTGTTACGACGAAACATCTGATATTATTCTTCTTAGAGGGGATAATACGTTTCTCTCGCTCTTCCTTTTGCTTTGTTTGTGCTATAACTAGTTGTCTTTCTATTGGAAATTGAAGGCAGCAAAAGCGGAGACTATATCATTAGAAGATAAGAGTAGTCTTTTCCTTTCATATTAACTCTGACATACTAAGTTGTGACAGGTACCAGAAACAGGTACACTTTTAGGAAGAGCCAGCATTGCTGCTGTCGAGGTGTTAGATACCCTCGGGAGTAGCATGACAAATTTAAATCATGGCAGTGGATTTCTCTCTGGGGGAACAAATCGAGGCAATAGAGTCTGTATTTTAGCATTTGAAGTCGCAAACACAATAGCTAAAGCTTCCAATTTGTGGAGATCTTGCTCCGACACGAGTATAAAGGAATTGAAGGAAGAAATATTGCGTTCAGATGGAGTGCAAATATTGGTCTCCTCAAATTCCAGTGAACTATTGTATATTGCTTATGTTGACAAAAGGTATGATTGGTTCAAGAAGGAAGTTGTCCTatcgttcctttttttttttgttgttaatGCGATTGGCTGACATGGATTTGATGGAATTCTACAGGGATGAACTTGACATCTTTTCAAGAGAAGTAATTCGATTTGGTAACCTGTGTAAAGACCCAACATGGCATAACTTAGGACGCTATTTCAACAAGTAAGAATCTGAGAAGTATGCTTTTCATTTAAGATGCTATTTACAATCATATCAGCACTTCCTGTACTTAACACTATGCTGTTGCTGTGAATTCTGATGTGCAGATTAACGACAGATTTTGCGCCTCAGGATCATTCAAAAGAGCATATGGAAACTACTATCCAGCAATTGATCAATTTGGCTCAAAATACTTCTGTATGTATCACTTGATAATTTCTGTATTTTGCCGTATGTAATTGATAATACTTATAATTTTTATGGAGTCAAGATGTAGGattcattaatttattattattattctccCTTCAAATTATTGAACGGTTAAACTGCTGTAGGAATCAGGATTCAAGAATTTTTCATTAGGCCTTAATATCTTATCATGAAGGACTAAGTCTCGTTGCATAACATAGAACCACAGTTTTGAGGTGCTGGTTCGAAGGATATGCTGATGGGCTTGTTTTGTAATTGCAGGAACTCTATCATGAATTGCATGCGCTGGACAGGTTTGAGCAGGATTTTCAAAGAAAATTTCATGAAGAAGAGTCAGTGCCAGCAGCCAGACGTGGTACAGTTATACTGATGtcatttttaagaaaatatattgttGATAGATGCTAGAATTTAAGCAAGAGGGTTTTCCATTAGCTCACCTTAATTAGTGACGTGCTGTAGATTGCTCTTTAAAATACTTAAAATGGACAGACGTATCATGTAACCTATTCGGTCACGAAGTGGTTTTCCTTGTGTGTCTTCTTTTTTATGTTTGCTTCTTTCACACAATGTTGTTCAAAGTATAGAAAATGGTGATGCTTATTGTTTTCAATCTTCTTGTTCTTGGCAGAGAGTGTTATGATCTTGCATAGTGAACTAAAGCGCCAGAGAAAGCTTGTGAAAACTCTCAAGAAGAAGTCTTTGTGGTCTCGAACTTTAGAGACGGTATTCCTTAAGCCACATTTTGCTCTGTTGCTTCATTACTTCATACCACGTGTTTGCATTTATTGGATTATGTCCCATTGCTAAGCAATCGAGATTTGATGAATACTCTGCTCATAATATCCACACATTTTCATTTTGAAGAATGCTAACACTGAATTCTGTCATTGTCTATCCAGATTGTGGAGAAGCTTGTTGATATTGTCGTATTTTTACATAAGCAAATTCGGGATTCATTCAGTGAAGCTGGTAGGTGATACTCAGCTGGATGGTTTGCAGTAGCTTAAAATTTGTGCGACGATATGCTAACACCTCTCTAATTAAAAAAGTTTCTGTAGGTGCTGACCTTTTCAATTCAGAGCAAGCTCAAAACAAAAGACTAGGTTCCTGCGGTCTAGCCTTACATTATGCGAACATAATCAATCAAATTGAAAATATTgtaagttgttttgacttttgatgATCCATACCCATGTTTTTCATCCCTTCTGGATGTACCACTTTCACCGTCTACACGTTTGCTATATCTGATCTTAAGACTCAGTGCTCTCATAATCTACTGTGTCTGCTGGATATGCCCCACTTCCATAGCTCACATGCTTGCTATATATAATCTTAATATTCAGCATTTGCATAAAGTTTTGATTATGTTGATGAATCATTCATTTATTCATTTTCCTTAAGTTAACTACAACAGTCAGTTGTAATGAATATTTTATGTTTGGTCAGTATAAAGTATCTATTAGTTTCTTAGCTACTGAGTACTAGTTCCAACACCATAGTGCATAGGTTGTATTACCAAAGTCTAGATGTTTAATCCTTAATCTCCACTACAGCTGATACTTGATTGATTATAGAGTCAAAGTTCTCAAAACAATGTGTAATTATGCAGGTTTCTAGAccactctctcttcctcctagTGCTAGGGACAATCTGTATCATGGTCTGCCAGTAACAGTGAAGTCAGCTCTCAGATCGCGATTGCAATCAGTTAATGCCCAAGAAGAGGTTTGTGTTCTCTGCAGCCCTGTGGTGGTAAAACGGTTCATTTCCTATATTCTTTATGCACATGGAAGCAGTAGTAGTATTTAGATATGACTAGCTCAACACTAATAAGATCTTGTTACATGCTAGTTTCCATAAGCATATTTTGCTCCTGAAAAAGGTGAAAGTAAAATAGTCCATGTAGATTGAAATCTTAATATGATAATAATTCTGTATATATCATGTTAACAAAGTTGAGGACTTTATATTTCCAGTTGTCTCCAAAGCCCGCAAACTGATAAATGTATGCTGTTTTCATTATGTGCAGCGTACTGTAGCTCAAATTAAAGCTGAAATGCAGAAAACTCTTCGCTGGATTCTACCGATTGCTGAAAATACAATAAGGTGGGCGGAACTTGTTGCAAAGTCCTACTGACTTCTGAGCTTAGGGTTATTTTCTCCCTAAAATTCATTCCTTTGTGTTTTCATACTTTTACCAGAGCACATCAAGGTTTTGGATGGGTCGGCGAATGGGCAAACCTTGGGTTAGTATCAAATCGTGATTTGCTTATCATATACCTTGGAATTTCCATTGATAATATAACATGAGATAAAATAGTAACAAGTATTGCTCCTTGCAACATAACCTAACATACTGCTATTTTCTAGTTGCGAAATGAACAAGAAATCAGGCTCCCAGCTCAGTATCACCCGTGTCCAGACTCTTCATTACGCCGATAAGGCAAAGACGGAGCAATACATGCTCGATCTGGTGGTGCTGCTCCACCATTTAGTTGTCCAGGTGAAGAACAGAGGCTATGGGAGCAAGTCCTCAAAGCACGACCAGTCCCGATCCCGCAAGGGAATGGATCTTCAACCTGAATCCAAGCTCAACACATCTCCAGTGAACAACGCCACATATCCGAGCCCGTTGTCGGAGTCCGAACGCGAGACGCTGGACCACCTGAGCTTCAAGAGGACGGGCTACGGTAGGAGCAAGAGCTGCGAGCCTCCACCCAATAGAGGGAAGAAGGCACATCGAACCTGGGATTCATGCCGGAGCCATggcagctcgccggcgagggAATTCGGTAGGAACTCAGCTTCAGAGCTTGACAAGACGATGGACCTGGATGTAATAGATGGGTTAGATAGACTGACTTCTTACCACCCAACATCCCCCACATTTTGTTAGGTATATGCTGCACAAAAATAGGTATTCTTTTGGTGTTCCTACGGTTGATTGATCGTATATATATCTTGTAAATGTGTGTGATCTACCTATATATTCTcttacatgtacatatatacatagctTAGTAGTACAGCCCTGAGTTTGAGTGGAAATATAGCAAGATCACAAGTGATGCTCTATGCCTCGTTCCCATCTCTCCTTTTGCCTTACAATTTGTGCAATGTAAAGGGGAAGTTTCAGCACAAAATTCTACATCATagtgttacttttttttttgaacgactcgcatgagacggtgcgaagttctattgatagagcaggaaaaaattacaagattacaaccgtGGAGGGTTGTAACCAggaacaagaaaaagaaaaccatcacccacacaccgacagcgccaacacacaagTCCGGAAGAAGACTAtcaccggaccggccgccgctagaccaacaaaaggaacacagacgagatcgcccccgaggggatgccaaaacgacgtcttcaagaagagaagcgacggaaaaaccgccgccgccgtccgtcggggctcaaaggagccaagactgggcttACGCCCAGCAAgcacccttgaggggtgagacagcacgacaacgccctcaggagggggaacaTCGATGTCGGTCCGGTCAAGGCCGggctaggttttcacccgctgctcaccacctgcgaatccaCGACTGACGctccgatgctccaccaccgctcaagctctgccgacatgtgggacccctgcaccggcggcCCCCACCCGCTAGCCTTCGTGCGTcgaagaccgcgccacacccaccggcagctcctcctcgcaccgaggtcgcctcctccaccgccggccgcgcctctcgcgccaagccggcctcctccaccggacgcgcctctcgcgccagtccggcctccctccatcggccgcgcctctcgcgccaagccggcctccatctccgccgcccgcgccgagccggcctccgctgccatcggctgcgcctctctAAGCCAAGCCGATCTCCGACCCCTCCTATAGTGTTACTTATCAAactcctgtttgggggagcttcttgTTAGGGTTCTCtctaggatcacctaggtttagatctagtcgggtagTACTCTTGGGTGGATGAACAACATTATAGAGATGAAACGAGAGGGTTTAGAgaccgaccggttgaggtgttGGAGGATGAAGAGGTGCCGGACATCATCGTTGTTGTCGCGTGCTAGACGTGGGCGGCAGCAACGGTGTGCTCGATGGTGATGGCGGTCGTGGCAGTGGCGGTCGTAGTCGATGACGAGACGTGGTACAGCGGTGAgacttcccgtcactggctacgccccctctcgatcggttagggtttgcgggtggagatggcggcggcagcgaaccTCGTGTCGTGTCGCCCCGGCCTCCATCCCTCTTTATATGGCGCAGgatgacgggggcccaccagccattgggctgggcgcccccgatcagggcgcagGTGAAGGCCACCTTGAGCCGTTGGGTTAgggagggagatccatctaacaCTTCTGGCAGCTGCAGCTTCTCATAGAATCTCCAGTTaccagaagctcccccaaacagtccagcttTTTACCCAGATTCTTAGAatatgtagttgtagaatctggaaaatgaactagaagccaaaagctaggttttCCAACTTCTTCAGATTCTCACCAGCTAGCTTCTCAACAATTGTTTCTCAGGATATTAAGCTCCACCAAA
The Oryza sativa Japonica Group chromosome 6, ASM3414082v1 DNA segment above includes these coding regions:
- the LOC4342075 gene encoding protein PSK SIMULATOR 1 isoform X1, whose protein sequence is MGCVCSRRFRDDAAPRSVQPLAAAYEARRGRYGPGDFDSGELAIPPPKLLTSHKVPETGTLLGRASIAAVEVLDTLGSSMTNLNHGSGFLSGGTNRGNRVCILAFEVANTIAKASNLWRSCSDTSIKELKEEILRSDGVQILVSSNSSELLYIAYVDKRDELDIFSREVIRFGNLCKDPTWHNLGRYFNKLTTDFAPQDHSKEHMETTIQQLINLAQNTSELYHELHALDRFEQDFQRKFHEEESVPAARRESVMILHSELKRQRKLVKTLKKKSLWSRTLETIVEKLVDIVVFLHKQIRDSFSEAVSVGADLFNSEQAQNKRLGSCGLALHYANIINQIENIVSRPLSLPPSARDNLYHGLPVTVKSALRSRLQSVNAQEERTVAQIKAEMQKTLRWILPIAENTIRAHQGFGWVGEWANLGCEMNKKSGSQLSITRVQTLHYADKAKTEQYMLDLVVLLHHLVVQVKNRGYGSKSSKHDQSRSRKGMDLQPESKLNTSPVNNATYPSPLSESERETLDHLSFKRTGYGRSKSCEPPPNRGKKAHRTWDSCRSHGSSPAREFGRNSASELDKTMDLDVIDGLDRLTSYHPTSPTFC
- the LOC4342075 gene encoding protein PSK SIMULATOR 1 isoform X2 translates to MGCVCSRRFRDDAAPRSVQPLAAAYEARRGRYGPGDFDSGELAIPPPKLLTSHKVPETGTLLGRASIAAVEVLDTLGSSMTNLNHGSGFLSGGTNRGNRVCILAFEVANTIAKASNLWRSCSDTSIKELKEEILRSDGVQILVSSNSSELLYIAYVDKRDELDIFSREVIRFGNLCKDPTWHNLGRYFNKLTTDFAPQDHSKEHMETTIQQLINLAQNTSELYHELHALDRFEQDFQRKFHEEESVPAARRESVMILHSELKRQRKLVKTLKKKSLWSRTLETIVEKLVDIVVFLHKQIRDSFSEAGADLFNSEQAQNKRLGSCGLALHYANIINQIENIVSRPLSLPPSARDNLYHGLPVTVKSALRSRLQSVNAQEERTVAQIKAEMQKTLRWILPIAENTIRAHQGFGWVGEWANLGCEMNKKSGSQLSITRVQTLHYADKAKTEQYMLDLVVLLHHLVVQVKNRGYGSKSSKHDQSRSRKGMDLQPESKLNTSPVNNATYPSPLSESERETLDHLSFKRTGYGRSKSCEPPPNRGKKAHRTWDSCRSHGSSPAREFGRNSASELDKTMDLDVIDGLDRLTSYHPTSPTFC